GCACATCCGTCGTGATATCAACGATCTCATCGCCCTTGATCCAAAGGATATCGATGGCGAATCTCATGTCCTTCATCCAGAAAGCGTAGCGGTCCGCGCGCCCGAAAATGAATAACATGCCTTCTGCGGCCCCCAGCGCTTCCCGGCCGGACAGGCCTTTTTCCCTGGTCGCGGGCGTCGAAGCGACATCGGCCGCGATTTTGATCCGCTCGTCGATCACGACCTCGGCGCGGGCGAACGTCCGCTGCTGCCAGGCGACGAATCCAGCGACCGCGAGCATCACTAAAAGCATGGTCAGGGAAAAGACCAGTTTATTGCGGGACATGTTGTTTTCCGGTTGTTCTTTCAACATGGTCATTCAGGCTGCTGATCTTCTGGGATCGAATCATTCGCCGCTGGCCGAGTCCGACGCCGCCAAGCCGTCCAGAACGACAGGACGGCCGCGATCAGGCTCGCGATGAGTCCGAGGGCGACGATCTTCTCCCAGCCCTGGAGGAACAGCGTGGCTGAACCGAACAGGGCGGCCGCGAAATAATAGAACAGCACGGTCTGCCGCTGCGACAGGCCCATGTCGATCAGCCGGAAATGCAGATGCGTCCGGTCGCCGGTGGCCATGGAGCGACGATACCAGAAGATGCGCCGCGCCACAACGACAACAGTATCGAAGATCGGCAGGCCGAGAACGAGGAGCGCCGTGGCGATCTTGCCGCCCGAGATGATGGCGAGCGTGCCGAGCAGGAAACCGGCCAGCGTGGAGCCGCCCTCGCCCAAAAAGATCCGCGCCGGATTGAAATTGAAGATCAGGAAGCCGGCGAAGGCTCCGGCGACCGCGAACGCCAGGAGCGCCGTGTCCGGCTGGGCGACCTCCTTCATCAGACTCACGGCCGCGATGATGAGCGCCCCGATGACGGTGACGCCGCTCACGAGTCCGTCGAGCCCGTCGAGGAGCTTGGTCGTGTAGATCATGCCCAGAAGCCAGCAGAACGAGAACAGGTCGGCGATGAGCGTCAGTCTGTACGGCAGGCCGTCCCACCACAGGACCGTGAACTGCTGGCGGTCCAGGTAGATCTGGCCGCCGAACGGATTCGTGACGTAGCCCACGCCGATGCCGCTCGCCACCACGATGAGCGCAGCCAGCGCCGGCCAGATGATCTGGCGCGACGGACGCAGATCGAACTTGTCGTCGAGCGAACCGCCAAAAATGAGGATCAGCGCGGCCAAAAGCAGGCCGGCCAGATATTTCAATCTGATATGCAGCGCCGGCAGCCAACCCAGCCAGAGGCACAGACCGACGGCGGCCGCGAGGCCGGCGAAAACAGCGATGCCGCCGAGAAGCGGCGTCGGCCGCTGATGGATCTTGCGCGGCAAAACCGGCGCGTCGAGCACGTCAAAATGCCGGGCTAACCTGATCACGAGCGGCGTGGCCAGGGCGGAAACGGCGAATGATGCCAGAATGACGGCCAAAAACGGCAGCATGATAATTCGCTAGGGGTTAGGGACTGAGGGGGCTAAGTGTTAGGTTTTAGGGACTATCACCTACCAACTACCACCTAATTACTAATTGACCGGCCGCGAGAGGCCGGTTTCTTTATCTTGTCGCTAATCCAATGGTTTCTCTTCCGACTTTTCGTTCTTGGATTTGCCGGCGCCATCCCCCACTTTGCCGATCTCGGACAGCAGGACGTTCTCCACGAAGATGCCGCGCGGATAAAAGATGCGCTCCAGTTCGTTCTTGCAATCCACTTCGACCGAGTCGCGCCGCGTCGAGACGACATCCTGATAATTGTAGCGCGAAGCGATCATGCGCATGCGGCTCCTAATGGTCGGCCGAACGATCTTCGAGACGAAATCCTCGCCGATGGTCTGCCAGATGGTCGGCACCTGATTGGTGTCGAGCCGCAGCAGCACCGTGCCCTCGACGGAGATCCGCTGGCCGTCAAGCGTCTGAGCGACGATCGGCGTGTCGCCGAGCGCCTGCTCGTTCTCCGGATTGAACTTGCGGCTGACGGAGTATTCCAGCGTCTGAGTGTTGAACAGCTTGGCTTTCTGCCAAAATGGGATCTTCAGGTGCAGGCCGGGGGTCAGGACTTTTTTCAGGACGCCGAAACCGAGGTCATAGACGCAGGCCACATAGCCCGGCGGTACATGGATGAACAGGCCTTTGAGCACGTCTTCAACGACGAACGAATACATGATCTTATCCAGGCTTTCGGAGCTTTCTGAAGACATAATTTGTGCCTAAATATGCGCTTAAATCGACGCCGATATTGCTTAGGATAGGCTAAAACGGCGCTTTTGGCAATACGTGGAAGAGACGGAGTGCGGGAGAGACGAAGTGCGGGAGAGACGAAGAGACGGAGCCTGTGACTCTGTCTCTCCCTGACTCCGCCACGTCGCTCGCGAGCGACGTGGCTCCGTCTCTCTCAACGCTTCCCCATAATAAAATCCGCCGGCGTTCTGCCGACGGATACCGTCTCAACTTTTAGCCGCTTTCTCCGTCCGGAACAGTATCTGCCGCAGCCAGAAGACGGCCATGGAGAAGAACATCGAGGTCAGGATGAAGATTGACTTGACCGTCGGCAGCAGGAACAGGGCGACCAGCGTGAACAGCGGGAACAGGATCATGTACATGACGTCCGAGCGGGTCACGAGATGTTCACGTTTCTTCTGCACCGAATAGATCTGCAGGAACAGCACGACCGCGACGACCGCCGGCCAGAAAATGCCGCGTTCAGCGAGATCGAAACCTAGGAACATCGTATTGATCTTGGCTGGGATGACGGTCACCCAGGTGTAAAGCGTTTCTTGGGGCGTGAACTTGATGCCGCCGATGAAGACCTGATAGATAAGCACGAGGACGACGGCCTGGATGCCGAGGACAAAAACTTTAGCCCAATAATTCACCTTGTGCTGCTGCAAGAGCTCACGGATCTTCTCCTTGCGTTTGATGGCGTCGGCTTTGAAGTCGCGCTCAAGGGTGCCGATCTTCTTGTTCAGAGTCTCGTAGCGATAAGCATTGCGCTCATCGATGATGGTGAACGGCATGAGAGCAAGACGCAGAGCGACGGTCAGCTCGATGATGGCAACGCCGAAATTCTCGCCCGCAAAGCCCGAATACAGGAAGATCAAGACGTTCAGGAGCGGGTTGTAGAGATAATCGTGCCAAAATTGTTCCATAGGTCGGGCTATCCGGTTCGGCGCCGCTAAAAACAACCGTGCGCCTCATCAATAAGCCAAAAAGATGCTTTTTGCGCATCCCGGAGACAGTATAATCCAAGATCGCCGTTCGGGCAACCTTTGTGGCTCGGGCCGGAA
Above is a genomic segment from Patescibacteria group bacterium containing:
- a CDS encoding DUF192 domain-containing protein; this translates as MTMLKEQPENNMSRNKLVFSLTMLLVMLAVAGFVAWQQRTFARAEVVIDERIKIAADVASTPATREKGLSGREALGAAEGMLFIFGRADRYAFWMKDMRFAIDILWIKGDEIVDITTDVPPAAVGAPLERYFPMSPIDKVLEVSAGFAARHGLRTGLKLTINIDKVGAER
- a CDS encoding MraY family glycosyltransferase, with product MLPFLAVILASFAVSALATPLVIRLARHFDVLDAPVLPRKIHQRPTPLLGGIAVFAGLAAAVGLCLWLGWLPALHIRLKYLAGLLLAALILIFGGSLDDKFDLRPSRQIIWPALAALIVVASGIGVGYVTNPFGGQIYLDRQQFTVLWWDGLPYRLTLIADLFSFCWLLGMIYTTKLLDGLDGLVSGVTVIGALIIAAVSLMKEVAQPDTALLAFAVAGAFAGFLIFNFNPARIFLGEGGSTLAGFLLGTLAIISGGKIATALLVLGLPIFDTVVVVARRIFWYRRSMATGDRTHLHFRLIDMGLSQRQTVLFYYFAAALFGSATLFLQGWEKIVALGLIASLIAAVLSFWTAWRRRTRPAANDSIPEDQQPE
- a CDS encoding prohibitin family protein produces the protein MSSESSESLDKIMYSFVVEDVLKGLFIHVPPGYVACVYDLGFGVLKKVLTPGLHLKIPFWQKAKLFNTQTLEYSVSRKFNPENEQALGDTPIVAQTLDGQRISVEGTVLLRLDTNQVPTIWQTIGEDFVSKIVRPTIRSRMRMIASRYNYQDVVSTRRDSVEVDCKNELERIFYPRGIFVENVLLSEIGKVGDGAGKSKNEKSEEKPLD
- a CDS encoding YidC/Oxa1 family membrane protein insertase, producing the protein MEQFWHDYLYNPLLNVLIFLYSGFAGENFGVAIIELTVALRLALMPFTIIDERNAYRYETLNKKIGTLERDFKADAIKRKEKIRELLQQHKVNYWAKVFVLGIQAVVLVLIYQVFIGGIKFTPQETLYTWVTVIPAKINTMFLGFDLAERGIFWPAVVAVVLFLQIYSVQKKREHLVTRSDVMYMILFPLFTLVALFLLPTVKSIFILTSMFFSMAVFWLRQILFRTEKAAKS